Proteins encoded by one window of Massilia sp. NR 4-1:
- a CDS encoding NADP-dependent malic enzyme: MDSSSDKKEELRQQLRLAALEYHECPKPGKISVTPTKQLTNQRDLALAYSPGVAAPCEEIVIDPANAYKYTARGNLVAVISNGTAVLGLGNIGPLAAKPVMEGKGVLFKKFAGIDVFDIEINEQDPDKLVDIIAALEPTFGGINLEDIKAPECFYIERQLRERMKIPVFHDDQHGTAIIVGAAILNGIKIVGKDIKHCKLVVSGAGAAALACLDLIVDLGFPLENIIVTDLAGVVYKGRTELMDPDKERFARDTSARTLAEVIPGADIFLGVSAGGVLKQDMVRQMADKPLILALANPTPEILPEDVKAVRDDAVICTGRSDYPNQVNNVLCFPYIFRGALDCGATTITREMEIAVVHAIADLAHAEQSDIVATTYGIQNLAFGPEYLIPMPFDPRLLIKIAPAVAKAAFDSGVATRPIQDLEAYADSLQQFVYRSGTFMKPLFSVAKKTPAGLKRIVYAEGEEERVLRAVQVVVDERLARPILVGRPAVLEARIHKFGLRLKQGVDYDVINPDFDERYREYWQAYYELTARKGVTQEYAKLEMRRRHSLIGAMMIKKGDADGMICGTFGTTQLHLHYIDQVLGKRAGANVYAAMNILVLPERQLAMVDTHVNENPDAQQLAEITIMAADEMKRFGLSPRAALLSHSNFGSSNSASAQKMRAALALVKEQAPELEVDGEMHGDTALDSKLRKSIMPNSDLEHDANLLVMPNIDAANIAYNLVKTAAGNGIAIGPILLGCAAPVHILTPSATVRRIVNMTALCVVDAVAQRKG; the protein is encoded by the coding sequence ATGGATTCGTCATCTGATAAAAAAGAGGAATTGCGTCAACAACTGCGCCTTGCCGCGCTCGAATACCACGAGTGCCCAAAACCCGGCAAAATCAGCGTCACCCCTACCAAGCAATTGACCAATCAGCGCGACCTGGCGCTGGCCTATTCCCCCGGCGTGGCCGCCCCGTGCGAAGAGATCGTGATCGATCCCGCCAACGCTTATAAATACACCGCGCGCGGCAATCTGGTGGCCGTGATCTCGAACGGCACCGCCGTGCTCGGCCTGGGCAATATCGGCCCGCTGGCCGCCAAGCCTGTGATGGAAGGCAAGGGCGTGCTGTTCAAGAAATTCGCCGGCATCGACGTCTTCGACATCGAAATCAACGAGCAGGATCCGGACAAGCTGGTCGACATCATCGCCGCGCTGGAACCGACGTTCGGCGGCATCAATCTGGAAGACATCAAGGCGCCCGAGTGCTTCTACATCGAGCGCCAGCTGCGCGAACGCATGAAGATCCCGGTCTTCCACGACGACCAGCACGGCACCGCCATCATCGTCGGCGCGGCCATCCTGAACGGCATCAAGATCGTCGGCAAGGATATCAAGCACTGCAAGCTGGTGGTGTCCGGCGCGGGCGCGGCGGCCCTGGCCTGCCTCGACCTGATCGTCGACCTCGGCTTCCCGCTGGAAAACATCATCGTCACCGACCTGGCCGGCGTGGTCTACAAGGGCCGCACCGAGCTGATGGACCCGGACAAGGAACGCTTCGCGCGCGACACCAGCGCCCGCACCCTGGCCGAAGTCATCCCCGGCGCCGACATCTTCCTCGGCGTGTCCGCCGGCGGCGTGCTGAAACAGGACATGGTCAGGCAGATGGCCGACAAGCCGCTGATCCTGGCGCTGGCCAACCCGACCCCGGAAATCCTGCCGGAGGACGTGAAAGCCGTGCGCGACGACGCCGTCATCTGCACCGGCCGTTCGGACTATCCGAACCAGGTCAACAATGTGCTGTGCTTCCCCTACATCTTCCGCGGCGCCCTCGATTGCGGCGCCACCACCATCACGCGCGAAATGGAAATCGCCGTGGTGCACGCGATCGCCGACCTGGCCCACGCCGAACAGTCGGACATCGTGGCCACCACCTACGGCATCCAGAACCTGGCCTTCGGTCCGGAATACCTGATCCCGATGCCGTTCGACCCGCGCCTGCTGATCAAGATCGCGCCGGCCGTGGCCAAGGCGGCCTTCGATTCCGGCGTGGCCACGCGTCCGATCCAGGATCTGGAAGCGTATGCCGACAGCCTGCAGCAGTTCGTCTACCGCAGCGGCACCTTCATGAAGCCGCTGTTCTCGGTGGCCAAGAAGACCCCGGCCGGGCTGAAACGCATCGTGTATGCGGAAGGCGAGGAAGAGCGCGTGCTGCGCGCCGTGCAGGTGGTGGTCGACGAGCGCCTGGCGCGCCCGATCCTGGTGGGCCGTCCGGCCGTGCTGGAAGCGCGCATCCACAAGTTCGGCCTGCGCCTGAAGCAGGGCGTCGATTACGATGTGATCAACCCCGACTTCGACGAGCGTTACCGCGAATACTGGCAGGCGTACTACGAGCTGACCGCGCGCAAGGGCGTGACCCAGGAATACGCCAAGCTCGAAATGCGCCGCCGCCACAGCCTGATCGGCGCCATGATGATCAAGAAGGGCGATGCCGACGGCATGATCTGCGGCACCTTCGGCACCACCCAGCTGCATCTGCACTATATCGACCAGGTGCTGGGCAAGCGCGCCGGCGCCAATGTGTATGCGGCCATGAATATCCTGGTGCTGCCGGAACGCCAGCTGGCCATGGTCGACACCCACGTCAACGAGAACCCGGATGCGCAGCAGCTGGCCGAGATCACCATCATGGCGGCCGACGAAATGAAGCGCTTCGGCCTGTCGCCGCGCGCGGCCCTGCTGTCACACTCGAACTTCGGCTCCTCCAACAGCGCTTCGGCGCAGAAGATGCGCGCCGCCCTGGCCCTGGTCAAGGAACAGGCGCCGGAACTGGAAGTCGATGGCGAGATGCATGGCGACACCGCGCTCGACTCCAAGCTGCGCAAGAGCATCATGCCGAACTCCGACCTGGAGCACGACGCCAACCTGCTGGTGATGCCGAATATCGATGCCGCCAACATCGCCTACAACCTGGTGAAGACGGCGGCCGGCAACGGCATCGCCATCGGTCCGATCCTGCTCGGCTGCGCCGCTCCGGTGCACATCCTGACCCCGTCGGCCACCGTGCGCCGCATCGTCAATATGACGGCGCTGTGCGTGGTGGACGCCGTGGCCCAGCGCAAGGGCTGA
- the thiL gene encoding thiamine-phosphate kinase: MLSEFDLIQHYFARPRAAAQPAHVALGIGDDCALLVPTPGMQLAISSDMLVEDRHFFAGEDAQRLGHKSLAVNLSDLAAMGARPLGFTLALALPAADPAWLAGFSHGLFALADAHGCALIGGDTTKGPLNICITVFGETAPGRALRRDAARAGDDIWISGTLGDARLALAGYRGETVLSAAEQQAAAQRMHLPTPRVALGRALADGGLAHAAIDISDGLAGDLGHILERSGVGATLEVDALPAGPVLATRAPDLRRAWTAAGGDDYELCFTAPIAARAAILAAGAASATAVTRVGRIEAAPGLRLADAHGAPLDLRLAGFDHFK; encoded by the coding sequence ATGCTCTCCGAATTCGACCTGATCCAACACTACTTCGCGCGTCCGCGCGCCGCCGCCCAGCCGGCCCACGTCGCCCTCGGCATCGGCGACGACTGCGCCCTGCTCGTGCCCACGCCGGGCATGCAGCTGGCCATCTCCTCCGACATGCTGGTGGAGGACCGCCACTTCTTCGCCGGCGAGGATGCGCAGCGCCTGGGCCATAAAAGCCTGGCCGTCAACCTGTCCGACCTGGCCGCCATGGGCGCGCGCCCGCTCGGCTTCACGCTGGCGCTGGCCCTGCCGGCGGCCGACCCGGCCTGGCTGGCCGGCTTCTCGCACGGTCTGTTCGCCCTGGCCGACGCCCACGGCTGCGCCCTGATCGGCGGCGACACCACCAAGGGGCCGCTGAATATCTGCATCACCGTCTTCGGCGAAACCGCGCCCGGCCGCGCCCTGCGCCGCGACGCCGCCCGCGCCGGCGACGATATCTGGATTTCCGGCACGCTGGGCGATGCGCGCCTGGCCCTGGCCGGCTACCGCGGCGAGACCGTCTTGAGCGCGGCGGAACAGCAGGCCGCGGCCCAGCGCATGCACCTGCCCACGCCGCGCGTGGCGCTGGGACGGGCGCTGGCCGACGGCGGCCTGGCGCACGCCGCCATCGATATCTCCGACGGCCTGGCCGGCGATCTCGGCCATATCCTGGAACGCTCCGGCGTCGGCGCCACGCTGGAGGTGGACGCCCTGCCGGCCGGTCCGGTGCTGGCGACGCGCGCACCGGACTTGCGGCGCGCCTGGACCGCGGCCGGCGGCGACGATTACGAGCTGTGCTTCACCGCGCCCATCGCGGCGCGCGCGGCCATCCTGGCGGCCGGCGCCGCCAGCGCCACGGCCGTCACCCGCGTCGGCCGCATCGAGGCCGCGCCCGGCCTGCGCCTGGCGGACGCGCACGGCGCGCCGCTCGATCTGCGCCTGGCCGGCTTCGACCACTTCAAGTAA
- the gmd gene encoding GDP-mannose 4,6-dehydratase has product MQKIKKALITGITGQDGAYLAELLLQKGYAVTGTYRRTSSVNFWRIEELGIESHPNLKLVEYDLTDLSSSIRLLQAGDFDEIYNLAAQSFVGVSFEQPVTTADITGIGPVHLLEAIRIVNPKIRFYQASTSEMFGKVQAVPQKEDTPFYPRSPYGVAKLYAHWMTVNYRESYGIFGSSGILFNHESPLRGREFVTRKITDSVAKIKLGKLEVLELGNLDAKRDWGFAKEYVEGMWRILQAAQPDTYVLATNRTETVRDFVTMAFKAAGIAIEWQGSGEQETGHDAQSGKVLVRISPKYYRPAEVDLLIGDASKARKELGWEPKTTLEELCQMMVEADLRRNAAGFSF; this is encoded by the coding sequence ATGCAAAAGATCAAAAAAGCCCTGATCACGGGCATTACCGGCCAGGATGGCGCATATCTGGCTGAATTGCTGCTGCAAAAGGGCTATGCAGTAACCGGAACTTACCGCCGTACCAGCTCGGTCAATTTCTGGCGCATCGAGGAACTGGGCATCGAGTCCCATCCCAACCTGAAATTGGTGGAATACGATCTGACCGATCTGAGTTCCAGCATCCGCCTGCTGCAGGCCGGCGACTTTGATGAAATCTATAATCTGGCGGCGCAAAGCTTTGTCGGCGTCTCCTTCGAGCAGCCGGTGACCACGGCCGACATCACCGGCATCGGTCCCGTGCACTTGCTGGAAGCGATCCGCATCGTCAATCCCAAGATCCGCTTCTACCAGGCGTCGACCTCGGAAATGTTCGGCAAGGTGCAGGCCGTGCCGCAGAAGGAAGACACGCCTTTCTACCCGCGCAGCCCGTATGGCGTGGCCAAGCTGTATGCGCACTGGATGACGGTGAACTACCGCGAGTCGTATGGCATCTTCGGCTCCTCCGGCATCCTGTTCAACCACGAGTCGCCGCTGCGCGGCCGCGAGTTCGTCACCCGCAAGATCACCGACTCGGTCGCCAAGATCAAGCTGGGCAAGCTGGAAGTGCTGGAACTGGGCAACCTGGACGCCAAGCGCGACTGGGGCTTCGCCAAGGAATACGTGGAAGGCATGTGGCGCATCCTGCAGGCCGCGCAGCCCGACACCTATGTGCTGGCGACCAACCGCACCGAGACCGTGCGCGACTTCGTCACCATGGCTTTCAAGGCCGCCGGCATCGCCATCGAATGGCAGGGCAGCGGCGAACAGGAAACCGGCCATGACGCGCAAAGCGGCAAGGTGCTGGTGCGCATCAGCCCGAAATACTACCGTCCGGCCGAAGTCGACCTGCTGATCGGCGACGCGTCCAAGGCGCGCAAGGAACTGGGCTGGGAACCGAAGACCACGCTGGAAGAGCTGTGCCAGATGATGGTCGAGGCCGACCTGCGCCGCAACGCCGCCGGCTTCTCCTTCTAA
- a CDS encoding GDP-mannose 4,6-dehydratase — protein sequence MAALRFLAAEREGEGKRALVTGLAGFTGHYVAQELRAAGYEVFGTAVPGHAHGGNTVAVDLCDRAGVAAMVQELQPDVVVHLAAIAFVAHSDVEQIYRVNVVGTRNLLEALAAAPKKPSAVLLASSANIYGNTDVAVIHEDVPAAPANDYAVSKLAMEYMARLWCDRLPLIFVRPFNYTGVGQHENFLLPKIVSHFRRKAADIELGNLHVWRDFSDVRMVAAAYRRLLAAAPAGQTFNICSGSAYSLGEALDMMAAIAGYKINVHVNPAFVRANEVARLSGDNRRLAGVVGAIQPLPLEQTLRWMYEA from the coding sequence ATGGCGGCCCTGCGGTTCCTGGCGGCGGAGCGCGAAGGCGAGGGCAAGCGCGCCCTGGTCACCGGCCTGGCGGGCTTCACCGGCCATTACGTGGCGCAGGAACTGCGCGCCGCCGGCTACGAGGTGTTCGGCACCGCGGTGCCGGGCCATGCGCATGGCGGGAACACCGTGGCGGTCGACCTGTGCGACCGCGCCGGCGTGGCCGCCATGGTGCAGGAGCTGCAGCCGGACGTGGTGGTGCACCTGGCCGCCATCGCCTTCGTCGCGCATTCGGACGTGGAGCAGATCTACCGCGTCAACGTGGTGGGCACGCGCAATCTGCTGGAAGCGCTGGCCGCCGCGCCGAAAAAGCCGTCCGCCGTGCTGCTGGCGTCGAGCGCGAACATTTACGGCAATACCGATGTGGCGGTGATCCACGAGGACGTGCCGGCCGCCCCTGCCAACGACTATGCCGTCAGCAAGCTGGCCATGGAGTACATGGCGCGCCTGTGGTGCGACCGCCTGCCGCTGATCTTCGTGCGCCCCTTCAATTACACCGGCGTCGGCCAGCACGAGAATTTCCTGCTGCCGAAAATCGTGTCCCACTTCCGCCGCAAGGCCGCGGACATCGAACTGGGCAACCTGCATGTGTGGCGCGACTTCTCCGACGTGCGCATGGTGGCCGCCGCCTACCGCCGCCTGCTGGCCGCCGCGCCGGCCGGCCAGACCTTCAATATCTGTTCGGGCAGCGCGTATTCGCTGGGCGAGGCGCTGGACATGATGGCCGCCATTGCCGGCTACAAGATCAATGTGCACGTCAACCCGGCCTTCGTGCGCGCCAATGAAGTGGCGCGCCTGAGCGGCGACAACCGCCGCCTGGCCGGCGTGGTGGGCGCCATCCAGCCGCTGCCGCTGGAACAGACCCTGCGCTGGATGTACGAGGCGTGA
- a CDS encoding EAL domain-containing protein gives MITREDLLNAKVLIVDDQPVNIQLLEYLLKSTGYTAVSSTTDPRVVAPWHEENRYDIILLDLHMPGMSGFEVMEALKPLEVEAYLPVLVVTAEPAKKMAALDAGAMDFVSKPFDPVEVLTRIRNMLEVRLLHREARNYNTLLEQTVRERTAELQRFRSAMDATADAIFLIDTGSLAFVDVNEGACRMLGWPRAELLAQEPARVGLGAREELMAHAAALNALPAARASEPRAPELRELELTRSDLAVVPVELYWQLQLEGEAAWRTLICVARDITERRQAQERLQHMAHYDSLTGLPNRTLFYQTLSEAIELAQDKEWRIVVLFIGLDRFKNINDSLGPAKGDQLLREFSNRLVQCVRIRDTVGRLGGDEFGLILTMTRDQQDAVYVANEVREALRAPFELDGHDATLTASIGIAVYPDDATDPDTLVKYADTAMGRAKDAGRDGYRFFTAGMNVQVLARLDLEMALRRALEQDELALYYQPKVNLHTGRISGAEALLRWHRPGYGIVYPAEFVSVLEDTGLIVRVGAWIIDTACRQIAAWARSAVGPVTVAVNVASRQFVEGDLESEVKEALERHQVPAELLELELTETALMSNTERTIEVLGVLKELGIKVAIDDFGTGYSSLAYLQRFPIDKLKIDIAFVRDITTNPNDAAIALAIISMAHSLKLRVIAEGVESRPQLEYLRRNRCDEIQGFFFSRPLPAEEMGALVASGKGVPPDPNRAAEPPQTLLLVDDDVNVLSSLHRLFRRDGYRILTAVSPAEGFELLALHPVQVVVCDQRMPIMSGTEFLSKVKEMYPDTIRIILSGYTGLEAVLDSINRGAIYRFYTKPWDDTQLRDNIRLAFHHYWLMHGSGRRAGEPGEDHTTLSA, from the coding sequence ATGATTACCAGGGAAGACCTTCTCAACGCCAAGGTGCTGATCGTGGACGACCAGCCGGTCAATATACAGCTGCTGGAATACCTGCTCAAGTCCACCGGCTATACCGCGGTCAGCTCCACCACCGATCCGCGCGTGGTGGCGCCCTGGCATGAAGAGAACCGCTACGACATCATCCTGCTCGACCTGCACATGCCCGGCATGAGCGGCTTCGAGGTGATGGAGGCATTGAAGCCGCTGGAGGTGGAAGCCTATCTGCCGGTGCTGGTGGTGACGGCCGAACCGGCCAAGAAGATGGCGGCGCTGGACGCGGGCGCCATGGACTTCGTCAGCAAGCCCTTCGATCCGGTCGAGGTGCTGACGCGCATCCGCAATATGCTGGAGGTGCGCCTGCTGCACCGCGAGGCGCGCAACTACAACACCCTGCTGGAGCAGACCGTGCGCGAACGCACGGCCGAGCTGCAGCGCTTCCGCAGCGCCATGGACGCCACGGCCGACGCCATCTTCCTGATCGATACCGGCAGCCTGGCCTTTGTCGACGTCAACGAAGGCGCCTGCCGCATGCTGGGCTGGCCGCGCGCCGAGCTGCTGGCGCAGGAACCGGCGCGCGTCGGCCTCGGCGCGCGCGAGGAGTTGATGGCCCATGCCGCCGCCTTGAATGCGCTGCCGGCGGCGCGCGCCAGCGAGCCGCGCGCGCCCGAGCTGCGCGAGCTGGAACTGACGCGCAGCGACCTGGCGGTGGTGCCGGTGGAGCTGTACTGGCAGCTGCAGCTGGAAGGCGAAGCGGCCTGGCGCACCCTGATTTGCGTGGCGCGCGACATCACCGAGCGGCGCCAGGCGCAGGAGCGCCTGCAGCATATGGCGCACTACGACAGCCTGACCGGCCTGCCCAACCGCACCCTGTTCTACCAGACCCTGAGCGAGGCGATCGAGCTGGCGCAGGACAAGGAATGGCGCATCGTGGTGCTGTTCATCGGCCTGGACCGCTTCAAGAACATCAACGATTCGCTGGGGCCGGCCAAGGGCGACCAGCTGCTGCGCGAATTTTCCAACCGCCTGGTGCAATGCGTGCGCATCCGCGACACCGTGGGCCGCCTGGGCGGCGACGAATTCGGCCTGATCCTGACCATGACGCGCGACCAGCAGGACGCCGTGTATGTCGCCAACGAGGTGCGCGAAGCCCTGCGCGCGCCCTTCGAGCTCGATGGCCACGACGCCACGCTGACGGCCAGCATCGGCATCGCCGTCTACCCGGACGACGCCACCGACCCCGACACCCTGGTCAAGTACGCCGACACCGCCATGGGACGCGCCAAGGATGCGGGCCGCGACGGCTACCGCTTCTTCACCGCCGGCATGAATGTGCAGGTGCTGGCCCGGCTCGACCTGGAGATGGCCTTGCGCCGCGCGCTGGAGCAGGACGAACTGGCGCTGTACTACCAGCCCAAGGTCAACCTGCACACGGGCCGCATCAGTGGCGCCGAAGCGCTGCTGCGCTGGCACCGGCCGGGCTACGGCATCGTGTATCCGGCCGAATTCGTTTCGGTGCTGGAGGACACGGGCCTGATCGTGCGCGTCGGCGCCTGGATCATCGACACCGCCTGCCGCCAGATCGCGGCCTGGGCGCGCTCCGCCGTGGGGCCGGTGACGGTGGCGGTGAATGTGGCGAGCCGCCAGTTCGTCGAGGGCGATCTGGAGAGCGAAGTGAAAGAGGCGCTGGAACGGCACCAGGTGCCGGCCGAGCTGCTGGAGCTGGAGCTGACGGAAACCGCGCTGATGTCGAATACCGAGCGCACCATCGAGGTGCTCGGCGTGCTCAAGGAACTGGGCATCAAGGTCGCCATCGACGATTTCGGCACCGGTTATTCCTCGCTGGCCTATCTGCAGCGCTTCCCGATCGACAAGCTGAAGATCGATATCGCCTTCGTGCGCGACATCACCACCAATCCCAACGACGCCGCCATCGCGCTGGCCATCATCAGCATGGCGCACAGCCTCAAGCTGCGCGTGATCGCCGAGGGCGTGGAATCGCGGCCGCAGCTGGAATACCTGCGGCGCAACCGCTGCGACGAAATCCAGGGCTTCTTCTTCAGCCGTCCGCTGCCGGCCGAGGAGATGGGCGCGCTGGTGGCCTCGGGCAAGGGCGTGCCGCCCGATCCTAACCGCGCGGCCGAGCCGCCGCAAACCTTGCTGCTGGTGGACGACGATGTCAATGTACTGTCCTCGCTGCACCGCCTGTTCCGGCGCGACGGCTACCGCATCCTGACGGCGGTCTCGCCGGCCGAGGGCTTCGAGCTGCTGGCCCTGCACCCGGTGCAGGTGGTGGTGTGCGACCAGCGCATGCCGATCATGAGCGGCACCGAATTTCTCAGCAAGGTCAAGGAGATGTATCCGGACACCATCCGCATCATCCTGTCCGGCTACACGGGGCTGGAAGCGGTGCTCGACTCGATCAACCGCGGCGCCATCTACCGCTTCTACACCAAGCCCTGGGACGATACCCAGCTGCGCGACAATATCCGCCTGGCCTTCCACCACTACTGGCTGATGCACGGCAGCGGCCGCCGCGCCGGCGAACCGGGCGAGGACCACACCACCCTGAGCGCTTGA
- a CDS encoding glycosyltransferase family 1 protein, which yields MNALRTGLSCTTIEPGLNGGRLDGIGVYSQALLRHLPAAGCAVQPYSFGPAERLAVGRPLPLSFAAATLRDLATPSAVRQKMDLDIFHATDYRIVRMDCPVVATLHDALPIAHPEWCSPKQRRLKNWLQIKAARKADHVIAVSQFAVAELVQCFGVDQRRISVVHNGVDESWFTPPPAERRDATLAAHGLRPGYFLFVGTLQPRKNVERLLQAYLGLPPVLRAARQLVIVGAPGWRSETLQARIAAAVQQGENVRWLDRLTGEEELRDLYAGAGALVYPSLYEGFGIPLLEAFASRLPVVASNTTSLPEVTLGAALEVDPLSVSAIGAAMLDIVRDEALRQRCIAAGERRALALTWAETARRTAAVYHSILLQ from the coding sequence GTGAACGCGCTGCGCACCGGACTGTCCTGTACCACAATCGAGCCTGGCCTGAACGGTGGACGCCTGGATGGCATCGGTGTGTACAGCCAGGCCCTGTTGCGCCACCTGCCCGCCGCCGGCTGCGCCGTCCAGCCCTATTCCTTCGGTCCCGCCGAGCGCCTGGCGGTGGGCCGGCCGCTGCCGCTGTCATTCGCCGCCGCCACGCTGCGCGACCTGGCCACGCCATCGGCCGTGCGGCAGAAGATGGACCTGGATATTTTCCACGCCACCGATTACCGCATCGTGCGCATGGATTGCCCGGTGGTGGCGACCCTGCACGACGCCCTGCCGATTGCCCATCCCGAGTGGTGCAGCCCGAAACAGCGGCGCCTGAAGAACTGGCTGCAGATCAAGGCCGCGCGCAAGGCCGACCATGTGATCGCCGTCTCACAGTTCGCCGTGGCCGAACTGGTGCAGTGCTTCGGCGTCGACCAGCGCCGCATCAGCGTGGTGCACAACGGCGTCGATGAAAGCTGGTTCACGCCGCCGCCGGCCGAACGGCGCGATGCCACCCTGGCGGCGCATGGCCTGCGCCCCGGCTATTTCCTCTTTGTCGGCACGCTGCAGCCGCGCAAGAACGTCGAGCGCCTGCTGCAAGCCTATCTGGGCCTGCCGCCCGTGCTGCGCGCGGCGCGCCAGCTGGTGATCGTGGGCGCGCCCGGCTGGCGCAGCGAAACGCTGCAGGCGCGCATCGCCGCCGCCGTGCAGCAGGGCGAGAACGTGCGCTGGCTGGACCGCCTGACCGGCGAGGAAGAGTTGCGTGACCTGTATGCCGGCGCCGGCGCCCTGGTTTATCCCTCGCTCTACGAGGGCTTCGGCATCCCGCTGCTGGAAGCCTTCGCCTCGCGCCTGCCGGTGGTCGCCTCCAACACCACCTCGCTGCCCGAGGTCACGCTTGGCGCGGCGCTGGAAGTCGATCCGCTGTCGGTAAGCGCCATCGGCGCCGCCATGCTCGATATCGTGCGCGACGAAGCCTTGCGCCAGCGCTGCATCGCCGCCGGCGAGCGGCGTGCGCTGGCGCTGACCTGGGCCGAAACGGCGCGCCGCACGGCGGCCGTCTACCATTCCATTCTTTTGCAGTAG
- a CDS encoding glycosyltransferase family 4 protein: MRVLHFYKTYYPDSWGGIEQVIRQMCVGTSRLGVSNEVLTLTRNGGPAQMEIEGHLVHRVPLDFEIASNAFSFAAIRRLARLARKADVIHYHFPWPFMDLAHFMARVNKPSLVTYHSDIVRQKTLLRVYTPLKQRFLKSVDTIVATSPNYMASSPVLRRYRHKTRTITYGLDRTIYPEPRAEVMEKWRAECGERFFLFVGVLRYYKGLHILLDAMAGLDYPVVIVGAGPIEQELKEHAARLNLHHVKFLGAVEEEDKIALLKLSYAMAFPSHLRSEAFGISLLEGAMFGKPMISSEIGTGTTYINVDGETGLVVPPSDAQAFREAMRQLWENPQMAADMGRRAEQRYWELFTAKAMAENYLKLYQELAHRKQHGV, translated from the coding sequence ATGCGCGTCCTTCATTTCTACAAGACTTACTACCCGGATTCCTGGGGCGGCATCGAACAGGTGATACGCCAGATGTGCGTGGGCACCAGCCGCCTGGGCGTCAGCAATGAAGTGCTGACGTTGACGCGCAACGGCGGGCCGGCGCAGATGGAAATCGAGGGCCATCTGGTGCACCGTGTGCCGCTCGACTTCGAGATCGCCTCCAACGCCTTTTCCTTCGCCGCCATCCGCCGCCTGGCGCGGCTGGCGCGCAAGGCCGACGTGATCCACTACCACTTCCCCTGGCCCTTCATGGACCTGGCCCACTTCATGGCGCGCGTGAACAAGCCCAGCCTGGTGACCTACCATTCCGACATTGTGCGCCAGAAAACCCTGCTGCGCGTGTATACGCCGCTCAAGCAGCGCTTCCTGAAAAGCGTGGACACCATCGTCGCCACCTCGCCCAACTATATGGCGTCCTCGCCGGTGCTGCGCCGCTACCGCCACAAGACGCGCACCATCACCTATGGCCTGGACCGCACGATTTATCCGGAACCGCGCGCCGAAGTGATGGAGAAATGGCGCGCCGAATGCGGCGAGCGCTTCTTCCTCTTCGTCGGCGTGCTGCGCTACTACAAGGGCTTGCACATCCTGCTGGACGCCATGGCGGGCCTGGATTACCCGGTGGTGATCGTCGGCGCGGGACCGATCGAGCAGGAACTCAAGGAGCATGCGGCGCGCCTGAACCTGCACCACGTCAAATTCCTCGGCGCGGTGGAGGAGGAGGACAAGATCGCCCTGCTCAAGCTGAGCTACGCCATGGCCTTCCCCTCGCATCTGCGCTCGGAAGCCTTCGGCATCTCGCTGCTGGAAGGGGCGATGTTCGGCAAGCCCATGATCTCCAGCGAGATCGGCACCGGCACCACCTATATCAATGTGGACGGCGAGACCGGCCTGGTGGTGCCGCCCAGCGATGCGCAGGCCTTCCGCGAAGCCATGCGCCAGCTGTGGGAAAACCCGCAGATGGCGGCCGATATGGGGCGGCGCGCCGAGCAGCGCTATTGGGAATTGTTTACGGCCAAGGCGATGGCGGAAAACTATCTGAAGCTGTACCAGGAGCTAGCGCATCGCAAGCAGCATGGCGTTTGA
- a CDS encoding DUF2214 family protein, whose product MSDFLQASLHHLLVFTIAAVLACEWVLLRPGLAPATLRLLARLDAVYGLSALGILLVGFGRVMHGAKGAVFYTANPLFWTKIGVFALVGLLSIKPTLRILAWQKRLRADAGFVPASADIAALRPLLLAELLLFAAIPVLAAAMARGIGHA is encoded by the coding sequence ATGAGCGATTTCCTCCAGGCCAGCCTGCACCATCTGCTAGTGTTTACCATCGCCGCCGTGCTGGCGTGCGAGTGGGTCCTGCTGCGTCCCGGCCTAGCGCCGGCCACGCTGCGCCTGCTGGCGCGGCTCGACGCCGTGTATGGCCTGAGCGCACTGGGCATCCTGCTGGTGGGCTTTGGCCGCGTCATGCATGGCGCGAAGGGGGCGGTCTTTTATACGGCCAACCCGCTGTTCTGGACAAAGATCGGGGTCTTCGCCCTGGTCGGCCTGCTCTCCATCAAACCCACACTGCGCATCCTGGCCTGGCAAAAGCGCTTGCGCGCCGACGCCGGCTTTGTGCCTGCCAGCGCTGACATCGCCGCCCTGCGCCCGCTGCTGCTGGCCGAACTGCTGCTGTTCGCCGCCATCCCCGTGCTGGCGGCCGCGATGGCGCGCGGCATCGGCCATGCCTGA